A genomic window from Alkalihalobacillus sp. AL-G includes:
- a CDS encoding Na+/H+ antiporter NhaC family protein — translation MENTIYSLIPPLLALLMVALTRRVLLSLGAGIIVGALMLNDFNIGATAMHIWEIVRGIFVVQNKAGAWEVNTWNVFILLFLLLLGIMTSLIAIAGGSRAFGEWASKKVKSRVGAQVLTIVLGLIIFIDDYFNSLAVGNVSRPLTDRHRISRAKLAYYIDSTAAPVCVISPVSSWGAYIIGLIGTILATHEVTNVGALEAFIKIIPMNIYAISALLLVFATALFNINLFSMKTHEERAVNEGLVHDPEKKQIPGEQMDLPESDKGKVGDLIWPIVALIVGTVAAMLYTGAQATQGEVTLLAMFENTDVALSLVIGALIGLAVTLGFFLVKGLPENHLGLGTWKGIQSMLPAIYILLFAWVIVAIIDEIGTGKYLAGVVDDNINIAFLPVLLFVISGIMAFATGTSWGTFGVMMPIAGEIAAATDITFLLPVLAAVLAGSVFGDHCSPISDTTILSSTGAGSNHIDHVMTQLPYALLAAVISAIGFLVLGFTQSVLIALFVSVVLMLIVSFILKNADAVNVDTSPETSPEK, via the coding sequence ATGGAAAATACGATTTATTCTTTAATCCCGCCTTTGTTGGCATTACTGATGGTTGCGTTGACGAGGCGTGTGTTACTATCCCTTGGTGCTGGGATCATTGTTGGTGCTTTAATGCTGAATGATTTTAATATAGGTGCAACGGCGATGCATATTTGGGAAATTGTAAGAGGAATATTCGTCGTCCAAAACAAGGCCGGCGCATGGGAAGTAAATACGTGGAATGTATTTATTCTGTTATTCTTACTGTTATTAGGAATTATGACGTCTCTCATTGCAATTGCTGGTGGAAGTAGAGCATTTGGGGAATGGGCAAGTAAAAAAGTGAAATCACGTGTCGGGGCTCAAGTTTTAACGATTGTTTTAGGGCTCATTATTTTCATCGATGATTATTTCAACTCATTAGCTGTTGGGAATGTCAGTCGTCCATTAACAGATCGACACCGAATTTCACGTGCTAAGCTTGCTTACTATATCGATTCAACCGCAGCTCCAGTGTGTGTGATTTCGCCTGTATCCAGCTGGGGGGCCTATATTATCGGTTTGATTGGAACGATTTTAGCAACGCATGAAGTGACGAACGTTGGAGCTCTTGAAGCATTCATTAAAATTATACCAATGAATATTTATGCAATATCAGCATTGCTTTTAGTATTCGCAACAGCACTTTTTAACATTAATTTATTTTCAATGAAAACCCATGAAGAGCGAGCTGTCAATGAAGGTCTCGTTCATGATCCGGAGAAAAAGCAGATTCCTGGCGAACAGATGGACTTGCCTGAAAGTGATAAAGGGAAAGTTGGAGATCTGATCTGGCCGATAGTCGCATTGATTGTTGGTACTGTTGCAGCAATGTTATACACAGGCGCACAAGCGACACAAGGGGAAGTTACACTTTTGGCGATGTTTGAAAACACTGACGTCGCATTATCACTTGTTATTGGGGCACTAATTGGTTTAGCGGTCACTCTTGGTTTCTTCCTAGTGAAGGGATTACCGGAAAATCATCTCGGCCTCGGAACATGGAAAGGAATCCAGTCCATGCTTCCAGCGATTTACATTTTACTGTTCGCGTGGGTAATCGTAGCGATCATCGATGAAATCGGAACTGGAAAATACCTCGCAGGAGTTGTAGATGATAATATCAACATTGCATTTTTACCTGTATTGCTCTTCGTTATTTCTGGAATCATGGCATTCGCAACAGGAACATCGTGGGGAACGTTCGGTGTCATGATGCCGATTGCTGGCGAAATTGCAGCCGCAACGGACATCACATTTTTACTTCCGGTTCTAGCAGCGGTTCTTGCCGGTTCTGTGTTTGGAGATCACTGTTCACCGATTTCCGATACGACGATCCTATCTTCTACCGGAGCAGGAAGTAATCATATTGACCACGTAATGACACAGCTGCCATATGCGCTTCTAGCTGCTGTAATCAGTGCAATCGGGTTTCTAGTGCTTGGGTTTACGCAGAGTGTCTTGATTGCCTTGTTCGTTTCAGTCGTGCTCATGCTAATTGTATCCTTCATTTTGAAAAATGCAGATGCAGTGAACGTTGATACATCACCTGAAACATCTCCAGAAAAATAA
- a CDS encoding bifunctional UDP-sugar hydrolase/5'-nucleotidase, translating into MSDTQKLHLYHTNDLHSNLDQWPKIIDYIKKQQMKHKTDNEVSICFDIGDHVDRFHPVTEGTEGRGNVDLMNDAGFLNATIGNNEGITFSKKQLNELYDNANFQVLVANLVDTDGNPPHWAKPYDIHTLQNSLKVGVIGVTAPFTTYYELLGWQILDPFKQIEKWSNQIRGQVDILILLSHLGLEADKRIATESDQFDIILGSHTHHVLKNGLHQGKTTIGQAGKFGFNVGKMEIEWNKEHKEIQCVMAECIDVQEHQPDNASEQKLFELTENANQKLNEKVTVLDAPLELEWFKPSPFSVLLSEAIREWCDAEIGMVNAGLLLEGLPTGPVTKSDLHRICPHPINPCRLLLKGEFLKEMIQHALTDEMEQYKIKGLGFRGKVMGKMIFDGVQVESKLLPDYEYHVQKIYVNGEPLDQKRMYSIGTVDMFTFGRLLPSVAYSEEKHYYLPEMLRDVLDWKLKSLKT; encoded by the coding sequence ATGAGCGACACCCAAAAGCTTCATCTGTATCATACGAATGATTTACATAGTAATTTGGATCAATGGCCGAAAATCATCGATTATATAAAAAAACAACAGATGAAGCACAAAACGGACAACGAAGTCTCGATCTGTTTTGATATTGGTGACCATGTCGATCGGTTTCATCCGGTTACAGAAGGGACAGAGGGGCGCGGGAATGTGGACTTGATGAATGATGCGGGATTCCTGAATGCGACAATCGGAAACAACGAAGGGATCACGTTTTCAAAAAAGCAGCTGAATGAACTTTATGATAATGCGAACTTTCAGGTGCTCGTTGCGAATTTAGTAGACACAGATGGAAATCCCCCTCATTGGGCAAAACCTTATGATATCCACACGCTTCAGAACAGCTTGAAAGTAGGCGTAATCGGTGTAACTGCTCCGTTTACGACGTACTATGAATTGCTCGGGTGGCAAATTCTTGATCCTTTTAAACAAATCGAGAAGTGGTCGAATCAGATTCGGGGTCAAGTCGATATTCTTATCTTGCTGTCTCATCTTGGGCTTGAGGCCGATAAACGGATCGCCACAGAAAGTGATCAGTTTGATATTATTTTAGGGTCACACACGCATCATGTCCTAAAGAACGGCCTCCATCAAGGGAAAACGACGATCGGACAGGCGGGGAAGTTCGGTTTTAACGTTGGAAAAATGGAGATTGAATGGAACAAAGAACATAAAGAGATTCAATGCGTCATGGCTGAATGTATCGATGTCCAAGAGCATCAACCGGACAATGCAAGTGAGCAGAAGCTATTTGAACTGACTGAGAATGCCAACCAAAAATTAAACGAGAAGGTCACTGTACTCGATGCTCCCCTCGAATTGGAGTGGTTCAAGCCCTCCCCCTTTTCAGTTCTCTTATCCGAGGCGATCAGGGAATGGTGTGATGCTGAAATCGGGATGGTCAATGCCGGGTTATTATTGGAGGGACTTCCAACAGGTCCTGTAACGAAATCCGACCTGCACCGAATATGTCCTCATCCGATCAATCCATGTAGACTGCTGCTAAAAGGTGAATTCTTAAAAGAAATGATCCAGCATGCACTGACTGATGAGATGGAGCAATATAAAATTAAAGGGCTTGGCTTTCGTGGTAAGGTGATGGGAAAGATGATTTTTGACGGTGTCCAAGTCGAGAGTAAACTTCTACCCGATTATGAATACCATGTTCAGAAGATTTATGTTAATGGTGAACCTTTGGACCAAAAGCGAATGTATTCGATCGGCACGGTGGATATGTTCACATTCGGGCGTCTACTTCCTTCGGTTGCATATTCAGAAGAAAAGCATTATTACTTGCCCGAAATGCTGAGAGATGTTCTTGACTGGAAGCTAAAAAGCTTGAAAACATAG
- a CDS encoding YhcN/YlaJ family sporulation lipoprotein, whose amino-acid sequence MKKQLSAIFIISVMVLSACGTVNDDYNGANGNGMNPTIEANEKAGTPGQTQQETIDDFGYTRIQSPIGEGRRQVQNAPQINKKQLSDIISRLVMQMEDVRDSATLVTSEEVLIVYDAEMENRNKMADMVKRTAISVVPRWYHVYVSDDTTLFEYIERYKNLDANSENVEGSLDALIKEMKKSPQGKRISEGENENGELEGEMNENLNKDEAK is encoded by the coding sequence ATGAAAAAACAATTAAGTGCCATTTTTATAATCAGTGTTATGGTACTCTCAGCGTGTGGCACAGTAAATGATGATTATAATGGAGCAAACGGGAATGGAATGAACCCGACCATTGAGGCAAATGAAAAGGCCGGAACCCCTGGACAAACACAGCAGGAGACAATTGATGACTTCGGATACACTCGGATTCAATCTCCCATCGGAGAAGGAAGGCGCCAGGTTCAGAATGCTCCTCAAATCAACAAAAAACAACTTTCTGATATAATTTCACGTCTCGTCATGCAAATGGAGGATGTAAGGGATTCTGCCACACTTGTAACTTCAGAGGAAGTCCTGATCGTCTATGATGCAGAAATGGAGAATCGGAACAAGATGGCGGATATGGTAAAAAGAACAGCAATATCCGTTGTTCCCCGCTGGTATCATGTGTATGTTTCCGATGACACGACTCTGTTCGAATACATTGAACGCTATAAAAATTTAGATGCCAATTCAGAAAATGTTGAAGGAAGTCTCGATGCTTTGATTAAAGAAATGAAAAAGTCCCCTCAAGGAAAACGCATCAGTGAAGGCGAAAATGAAAACGGAGAACTTGAAGGTGAAATGAACGAAAACTTGAACAAGGATGAAGCAAAGTGA
- a CDS encoding methionine/alanine import family NSS transporter small subunit — MGMSGGAITMMVIGMVILWGGLVASIMSAVKAERAKK, encoded by the coding sequence ATGGGAATGTCCGGTGGCGCAATTACAATGATGGTAATTGGAATGGTGATTCTATGGGGCGGTCTCGTCGCGAGTATTATGAGCGCAGTCAAAGCTGAGCGGGCGAAAAAATAA
- the yunB gene encoding sporulation protein YunB, protein MWKMRRRPRNGPLPFKYVFVISFVIFAVLTLMALVYINKGIEPIVMSIAETKSKQIASRAINDAISKKIVEDMNVDELFIRHEEGTYSFNPKEYSRIVSEATIRVQKYLDYVEAGKIDQFDTTLNDIEIEYERAGADGIVFDIPLGVATNNVLFENLGPRIPVRFEIIGSVESKIRMTKVEMGINNTLLEVYIDFKVIANVVIPFSQENTVVKNEVFIGNIFIPGDVPYYFGTGDDAQPVIPIDPKKSKENQEDGN, encoded by the coding sequence ATGTGGAAAATGCGGAGACGTCCCCGAAATGGTCCTCTTCCATTTAAATATGTTTTCGTAATATCATTTGTGATTTTCGCCGTTTTAACGTTGATGGCATTAGTTTATATTAATAAAGGGATCGAACCAATTGTAATGAGTATTGCGGAAACAAAAAGCAAGCAAATTGCATCGCGAGCCATTAATGATGCGATTTCAAAAAAAATAGTAGAAGATATGAATGTTGACGAATTGTTCATACGGCATGAAGAGGGAACATACAGCTTTAACCCGAAGGAATACAGTCGGATTGTTTCTGAGGCAACGATTCGGGTACAAAAATATTTAGATTATGTTGAAGCAGGTAAAATCGATCAGTTCGATACGACATTGAATGATATAGAAATTGAATATGAACGGGCCGGGGCAGATGGAATCGTTTTTGATATTCCCCTTGGTGTTGCCACGAACAATGTTCTTTTTGAAAACCTAGGACCTAGAATACCAGTCCGTTTTGAAATCATCGGTTCAGTGGAGTCTAAAATACGGATGACAAAAGTCGAAATGGGTATCAACAATACGTTATTAGAGGTTTACATTGACTTTAAAGTCATCGCGAACGTCGTTATTCCATTTTCACAGGAGAACACGGTTGTTAAAAATGAAGTATTCATTGGTAATATATTCATTCCGGGAGATGTACCGTATTATTTTGGCACAGGTGATGATGCTCAGCCTGTTATCCCTATTGATCCGAAGAAATCCAAGGAAAACCAAGAGGACGGAAATTAA
- the lipA gene encoding lipoyl synthase, whose amino-acid sequence MAKKDEHLRKPEWLKIKLNTNQNYTGLKKMMREKNLHTVCEEARCPNIHECWAVRKTATFMILGDVCTRACRFCAVKTGLPNELDLQEPERVADTVQLMGLKHAVITAVARDDLKDGGSGVYAETVRAVRRKSPFCTVEVLPSDMMGNYENLKALMDARPDILNHNIETVKRLTPRVRARATYERSLEFLRRAKEMQPDIPTKSSIMIGLGETKEEIIETMDDLRENNVDIMTIGQYLQPTKKHLKVVKYYHPDEFAELKEIALSKGFSHCESGPLVRSSYHADEQVNSAKQKKAN is encoded by the coding sequence ATGGCAAAAAAAGATGAACATCTTCGAAAGCCTGAATGGCTGAAAATCAAACTTAACACGAACCAAAACTATACAGGATTAAAAAAGATGATGCGTGAGAAGAATTTACATACTGTTTGTGAAGAAGCCCGTTGTCCAAATATACATGAATGCTGGGCTGTTCGTAAAACAGCGACCTTCATGATCTTGGGTGATGTATGTACACGAGCATGTCGTTTTTGTGCTGTTAAAACAGGTCTACCGAATGAACTTGATTTGCAGGAGCCTGAACGTGTAGCAGATACTGTCCAGTTGATGGGGCTTAAGCATGCGGTAATCACTGCAGTTGCTCGGGATGATTTAAAAGATGGCGGATCAGGGGTTTATGCAGAAACCGTCCGTGCAGTCCGTCGTAAAAGTCCATTCTGTACGGTGGAGGTTCTTCCGTCTGACATGATGGGTAATTATGAGAACTTGAAAGCCTTGATGGATGCACGACCAGACATCCTCAATCATAATATTGAAACAGTGAAACGCTTAACTCCAAGGGTTCGAGCACGTGCAACCTACGAACGATCGCTGGAATTCCTTCGTCGTGCAAAGGAAATGCAGCCTGATATACCAACAAAATCAAGCATAATGATTGGGTTAGGTGAAACGAAGGAAGAAATAATCGAAACGATGGACGACCTTCGTGAGAATAATGTAGACATTATGACAATAGGGCAATATTTACAGCCGACGAAAAAACACTTGAAGGTTGTGAAATACTACCATCCAGATGAGTTTGCTGAATTGAAGGAAATCGCACTATCCAAAGGCTTTAGTCATTGTGAATCAGGTCCACTCGTACGTTCATCTTACCATGCTGATGAACAGGTCAACTCAGCAAAACAAAAAAAAGCAAATTAA
- a CDS encoding sodium-dependent transporter — protein MENRAQWGTRAGFILAAVGSAVGLGNIWRFPYVAYENGGGAFFLPYLFALLTAGIPILILEFTLGHKNRGSAPLSYFRMNKKMEWVGWWQVAISFVIATYYSVIIGWAISYTFFSFDKSWGEDTGGFLMGDYLKLAETPGEFGGIVPGVFIPLLIAWVITIGILFKGVKKGIEKANKIFIPTLVVMFLIIVIRAVTLEGATAGLDAFFKPNWDSIMDGKVWVAAYGHIFFSLSIGFAIMITYSSYLPKKSDINNNAFITGFANSGFELLAGIGVFAALGFMATQANQPVSEVADAGVGLAFAVFPQIINEIPVMGEAFGVLFFFSLVFAGLSSLISICEVFVAGIQEKLSISRKRAIAFGGGAAALISIIFSTNGGLYFLDVIDYFVNQFGIALAGLIEVVLIAWVFKQLKPLQEHANGVSDIRTGLWWRVCLSIITPVVLGYMMFDLLKQNFLQEFDTATGNYGGYESAFIVFPGVFIAVGIIVVGVLLSLKKWKKESSEEKKEVV, from the coding sequence ATGGAGAATCGTGCACAATGGGGAACCAGAGCAGGCTTTATTTTGGCTGCTGTCGGTTCTGCAGTAGGGCTAGGCAACATTTGGAGGTTTCCTTATGTAGCCTATGAAAATGGTGGAGGAGCTTTTTTCTTACCGTATTTATTTGCACTTCTAACAGCGGGGATTCCTATCTTGATTTTGGAATTCACTTTAGGACATAAAAATCGGGGATCCGCACCATTATCCTATTTTAGAATGAATAAGAAAATGGAATGGGTAGGATGGTGGCAGGTCGCAATTTCATTTGTCATCGCAACGTATTATTCAGTCATTATCGGCTGGGCGATTTCTTACACGTTCTTTTCCTTTGATAAGTCGTGGGGAGAAGATACAGGCGGCTTCTTAATGGGTGATTATTTGAAGCTTGCTGAAACACCAGGTGAATTTGGTGGTATCGTTCCAGGAGTATTCATACCATTACTTATTGCATGGGTCATCACGATTGGTATTTTATTTAAAGGTGTTAAAAAGGGAATTGAAAAAGCGAACAAGATTTTCATTCCAACTCTTGTAGTCATGTTTTTAATCATCGTTATTCGTGCTGTTACCTTAGAAGGAGCTACTGCTGGGTTAGATGCATTCTTTAAGCCAAACTGGGATAGCATCATGGACGGTAAAGTTTGGGTAGCTGCCTATGGGCATATATTCTTTAGTTTATCAATCGGTTTCGCAATTATGATTACTTATTCAAGTTATTTACCGAAGAAATCGGATATTAATAATAATGCATTTATTACTGGTTTTGCAAACTCAGGATTTGAATTATTAGCCGGAATCGGAGTTTTTGCTGCTTTAGGATTCATGGCAACTCAGGCTAACCAGCCGGTATCAGAAGTAGCAGATGCGGGTGTTGGTTTAGCATTTGCCGTATTCCCACAGATCATTAACGAAATTCCTGTCATGGGTGAAGCATTCGGAGTATTATTCTTCTTTTCTTTAGTCTTTGCAGGATTATCATCCTTGATCTCAATTTGTGAAGTGTTTGTTGCAGGGATTCAGGAGAAGTTAAGCATTTCACGTAAAAGAGCGATTGCATTTGGTGGCGGTGCAGCCGCATTAATTTCGATTATTTTTTCCACAAACGGCGGTCTATATTTCTTAGATGTTATCGATTATTTTGTTAACCAGTTTGGAATCGCGTTGGCTGGTTTGATCGAAGTTGTCTTAATTGCATGGGTATTCAAACAACTGAAGCCTCTTCAAGAGCATGCGAATGGTGTATCTGATATTCGAACTGGGTTATGGTGGAGAGTTTGCCTATCCATTATTACTCCTGTCGTTTTAGGTTATATGATGTTCGATCTATTGAAACAGAACTTCCTTCAAGAGTTCGACACAGCTACAGGGAACTATGGAGGCTATGAATCCGCGTTTATCGTATTCCCAGGTGTATTCATTGCGGTTGGAATTATCGTTGTAGGTGTACTTCTTTCTCTTAAAAAATGGAAAAAAGAATCTTCTGAAGAGAAAAAGGAGGTCGTATAA
- a CDS encoding M23 family metallopeptidase, producing MRWISVLFFVMMIGLTLATTEVNAKSTYQKEDVGRYALYHKMEAITSIPWYYIAAVDQYERSIRRAQKDLPEEKGLIGIYFSPRQWVGPLNPNLDDTNPATISIFEGVGLDGNGDGKVDRKNDEDVLYTFSHYLQSYGSDEENLKIGLWEYYHRDKTVGIIMGMAKVFKEFETLSLHDRSFPVPLRSNYSYRNTWGDRRGYGGLRIHEGTDIFADYSVPVRATTYGIVEVAGWNRFGGWRVGIRDLNNVYHYYAHLRGFEKGIGKGSIVKPGQVIGYVGSSGYGPPGTQGKFPPHLHYGMYRYNGYSEWSFDPYPYLRAWERQERIKNRKK from the coding sequence ATGAGATGGATTAGTGTATTGTTTTTTGTAATGATGATTGGGTTAACTTTGGCAACAACTGAAGTAAATGCGAAATCAACCTATCAAAAGGAAGATGTCGGGAGGTATGCACTATATCATAAAATGGAAGCCATCACCTCTATCCCCTGGTATTATATAGCAGCAGTCGATCAGTATGAACGTTCGATTCGTCGTGCTCAAAAGGATTTGCCTGAAGAAAAAGGGTTGATCGGAATCTATTTTTCACCAAGACAATGGGTTGGGCCGTTAAACCCGAATCTTGATGATACGAATCCCGCTACAATTTCAATTTTCGAAGGCGTTGGACTTGATGGTAACGGTGATGGTAAAGTCGATCGAAAAAACGATGAGGATGTACTCTACACTTTTTCCCATTACCTACAATCTTACGGATCTGATGAAGAGAACCTGAAAATCGGTCTCTGGGAATATTATCATCGAGATAAAACGGTCGGCATCATAATGGGAATGGCAAAGGTGTTTAAGGAATTTGAAACCTTAAGCCTACATGACCGATCTTTCCCTGTTCCTTTACGTTCAAATTACAGTTACAGAAACACATGGGGAGATCGCCGTGGTTATGGCGGCCTTCGAATCCATGAAGGCACCGACATCTTTGCCGATTACAGTGTACCTGTTCGTGCCACCACCTATGGAATTGTCGAGGTCGCAGGCTGGAATCGATTTGGGGGATGGCGAGTTGGAATTCGTGACCTTAATAATGTGTATCATTACTACGCACATTTACGTGGGTTTGAAAAAGGAATCGGAAAAGGGTCAATTGTTAAGCCTGGACAAGTGATCGGCTATGTGGGGAGTTCTGGGTATGGACCACCCGGAACCCAAGGTAAGTTCCCTCCGCATCTCCATTATGGTATGTACCGGTATAACGGATACAGTGAATGGTCCTTTGATCCATATCCGTATTTAAGAGCATGGGAACGCCAGGAACGGATTAAAAATCGGAAAAAGTAA
- a CDS encoding YutD family protein: MINIQGHSYDVIENYREGWNEEEFKSRYSEILHKYDYIVGDWGYNQLRLRGFFNDGHEKASFDTKYSTVPEYILEYCNFGCPYFIVKKVKNKPINNEDKGQN, from the coding sequence TTGATTAACATTCAAGGACATTCTTACGATGTAATCGAAAACTATCGAGAAGGTTGGAACGAAGAGGAATTTAAATCAAGATATAGCGAAATTTTACATAAATATGATTATATCGTTGGGGATTGGGGCTACAATCAGCTTCGTCTTCGAGGGTTTTTTAATGATGGCCATGAAAAAGCATCCTTTGATACGAAGTACAGTACAGTCCCTGAATACATTCTGGAGTACTGTAATTTCGGATGCCCATATTTTATTGTGAAAAAAGTGAAAAACAAACCGATTAACAATGAGGATAAAGGTCAAAATTGA
- a CDS encoding YunC family protein produces the protein MISITPIEIEGHLFTGVTVALPKTNFMSISNDKGYIMCGALDVALLNEKLKDRKIIAGRAVGVRTLDQLLEAPLESVTYEAEALGITKGTAGREALLKMAR, from the coding sequence ATGATCTCAATTACCCCGATTGAGATAGAGGGTCATCTATTTACAGGAGTCACGGTAGCACTGCCGAAGACCAATTTCATGTCAATCAGCAATGACAAGGGATACATCATGTGTGGAGCTCTTGACGTTGCTCTCTTAAACGAAAAGTTAAAGGATCGAAAGATCATCGCAGGTCGAGCTGTTGGTGTTCGAACGTTGGACCAGTTGTTAGAGGCACCGCTCGAATCGGTAACATACGAAGCGGAAGCGTTAGGCATTACAAAAGGAACTGCTGGACGTGAAGCCTTACTTAAAATGGCTCGGTAA
- the glpX gene encoding class II fructose-bisphosphatase produces MDRELALEIVRVTESAALASAHWMGRGLKNEADHAATTAMRAMFDSVNLKGTVVIGEGELDEAPMLYIGEELGTGHGPEVDIAVDPLEGTNIVAKGHPNAMAVIAIADRGSLLHAPDMYMEKLVVGKAAAGKVRLTDPIEKTMDIVAEANNKRLHDLTVIIQERPRHEELVERIRKKGARVKLFGDGDVGAAIAAALPHTGTDLFIGTGGAPEGVISAAAIKCLGGDMQARLVPYNDEERARCIRMGLEDPAQLLNLDDLVRGDDAIFAATGVSSGELLEGVRFLSGDHVETDSIVMRAKTKTIRSIKTQHHLDHKPNLVME; encoded by the coding sequence ATGGACCGGGAATTAGCATTAGAAATCGTTCGAGTAACTGAATCTGCCGCATTAGCATCCGCACATTGGATGGGGCGCGGACTAAAAAATGAAGCCGATCATGCTGCGACAACAGCGATGCGTGCCATGTTTGATTCTGTGAATCTGAAAGGAACGGTCGTCATCGGTGAAGGTGAACTTGATGAAGCACCGATGTTATATATCGGCGAGGAGCTCGGGACAGGGCATGGTCCGGAGGTGGATATAGCTGTTGATCCGCTTGAAGGCACGAATATAGTTGCAAAAGGACATCCAAATGCGATGGCGGTCATTGCAATAGCAGATCGCGGCAGCCTTTTACATGCACCCGATATGTACATGGAAAAACTCGTTGTCGGAAAAGCGGCTGCAGGGAAAGTTCGTTTAACCGATCCGATCGAAAAAACAATGGACATTGTCGCGGAGGCAAACAACAAACGTCTGCATGATTTGACAGTCATTATTCAGGAACGACCGAGACATGAAGAACTTGTGGAACGGATCCGTAAAAAAGGCGCTCGGGTGAAGCTGTTTGGTGATGGAGATGTCGGTGCTGCAATTGCTGCCGCATTACCTCACACCGGTACTGATTTATTTATCGGAACAGGCGGAGCACCAGAGGGTGTCATATCAGCTGCTGCCATTAAGTGCCTTGGCGGTGATATGCAAGCAAGACTTGTCCCGTATAATGACGAGGAACGTGCACGGTGCATTCGAATGGGCTTGGAAGACCCTGCACAGCTTCTAAACTTAGATGACCTTGTACGGGGAGACGATGCGATCTTTGCGGCAACTGGAGTTTCAAGCGGAGAGCTGCTTGAAGGCGTTCGCTTTTTATCTGGTGACCATGTTGAAACGGACTCGATCGTCATGCGTGCAAAGACGAAAACAATCCGATCGATTAAAACACAGCATCATTTGGACCATAAACCAAACTTAGTAATGGAGTAG
- a CDS encoding DUF3055 domain-containing protein, giving the protein MSERFYLYDDTEETKTRFVSFMGENQRFDLVIIKTDRHYGKVLVLDIQSSRFAIIGSDDLEEPGYIEHAYNINEEDANELSEFLEEEVLS; this is encoded by the coding sequence ATGTCAGAACGATTTTATTTATACGATGATACAGAAGAAACAAAAACGCGATTTGTAAGCTTTATGGGAGAAAATCAACGGTTCGACCTCGTGATTATTAAAACGGATCGTCATTATGGAAAAGTGCTTGTATTGGACATCCAGAGTAGCAGGTTTGCGATCATTGGCAGTGATGACCTTGAGGAACCAGGATATATTGAGCATGCTTATAACATTAACGAAGAGGATGCTAACGAATTAAGTGAGTTTTTAGAGGAAGAAGTACTTTCATAA